A DNA window from Corvus hawaiiensis isolate bCorHaw1 chromosome 11, bCorHaw1.pri.cur, whole genome shotgun sequence contains the following coding sequences:
- the ASB14 gene encoding ankyrin repeat and SOCS box protein 14 isoform X2 produces MRGLSLTEHLRSFQYTASKEHGQIIAAIRTGQEEALKKLVRHSSAFEEADQQGWLPVHEAAAQLNKNILEITLQASRDIAWEQTTLKGETPLLVAVRNCFVDNVHFLLLNGCNPNVKNEEGDSPLVIAIKLDSYDIASLLLRSGARVNLRCVHERTALHEAARLGRKALVQLLLDSGADPDPRSGYGLTPLALAAQMGHTEIMELLLQKGADVLSQAMDCASVLFEAAGGGNPDSVSLLLEYGADANVPKHSGHLPIHRAAYRGHFLALKYLVPVTDFAAIKESGISPVHSAAAGAHPQCLEFLLQSGFDANFMLAQRVRKGYDDHRKSALYFAVSNGDICSTQLLLNAGALTNQDPINCLQIALRMGNYELMNLLLRHGANVNYFCSVNTTHFPSALQYALKDEVMLRMLLNYGYDVQRCFDCPRGSGAHSQYVTDGWTSTVIKDTMFCEVITLAWLKHVSGKVVRVMLDYVDHVKICWKLEAVLKEQELWPDIHFVLTNPRSLKHLCRLKIRACMGRLRLRCPVFMTFLPLPNCLKDYILYKEYDLYGQENFTGIYNLNCA; encoded by the exons ATGAGAGGTTTGAGCCTAACAGAACATCTGAGATC TTTCCAGTATACTGCAAGCAAAGAACATGGGCAGATCATTGCAGCAATTCGGACAG GCCAAGAGGAGGCCTTGAAGAAATTGGTGAGGCACAGTTCTGCTTTTGAAGAAGCAGATCAGCAAGGCTGGCTTCCTGTGCAtgaagctgcagcacagctaaATAAGAACATCCTTGAAATAACTTTACAAG cctCCCGTGACATTGCGTGGGAACAGACCACTCTCAAAGGGGAAACACCTCTTTTGGTGGCAGTAAGAAACTGTTTTGTGGACAATGTCCACTTTCTCCTGCTCAATGGCTGCAATCCCAATGTTAAAAATGAAGAGGGAGATTCTCCTTTAGTTATAG CAATTAAACTTGATTCCTATGACATTGCCTCCTTGTTGCTACGATCTGGTGCCAGAGTGAATTTGCGCTGTGTCCATGAGAGAACTGCTCTGCATGAGGCAGCCAGActgggcaggaaggctctggtGCAGCTTCTCCTGGATTCTGGAGCAGATCCTGACCCCCGCAGTGGATATGGGCTCACACCCCTTGCCCTGGCTGCACAGATGGGACATACAGAAATTATGGAGCTCTTACTGCAAAAAG GTGCAGATGTTCTTTCACAGGCAATGGACTGTGCTTCTGTATTGTttgaagcagcaggaggaggaaatccAGATTCCGTGAGTCTTTTACTAGAATATGGGGCTGATGCCAATGTACCAAAGCACTCGGGTCATTTGCCAATCCACAGAGCTGCGTATAGAGGACATTTTCT agcCCTAAAATATTTAGTTCCAGTGACTGATTTTGCTGCCATTAAAGAAAGTGGGATAAGTCCAGTtcactcagcagcagcaggagcacatcCTCAGTGCCTTGAGTTTCTCCTCCAGTCTGGCTTTGATGCCAATTTCATGCTGGCTCAGAGAGTTCGCAAAGGCTACGACGACCACCGGAAATCAGCCCTGTACTTCGCTGTTTCCAACGGGGATATCTGCTcaacacagctgctgctgaacgCTGGAGCCCTGACAAACCAAGATCCCATCAACTGCCTCCAAATAGCCTTAAGAATGGGCAACTACGAGTTAATGAATCTGCTGCTCCGCCATGGGGCCAATGTCAACTACTTCTGCAGCGTGAACACCACGCATttcccctcagctctgcagtaCGCCCTCAAAGATGAGGTCatgctgaggatgctgctgaACTACGGCTATGACGTGCAGCGCTGCTTTGACTGCCCACGGGGCAGCGGGGCCCACTCCCAGTACGTGACTGACGGCTGGACCTCCACTGTtatcaaggacaccatg TTTTGTGAAGTGATAACCTTGGCCTGGCTGAAGCATGTGTCTGGGAAAGTGGTGCGAGTCATGTTAGATTATGTTGATCACGTTAAGATCTGCTGGAAGCTCGAAGCAGTTCTCAAAGAACAGGAACTCTGGCCAGATATCCATTTTGTTTTAA CAAATCCTCGCTCTCTGAAGCACCTTTGCCGTCTGAAGATCCGGGCATGCATGGGCCGGCTGCGTCTCCGCTGTCCTGTCTTCATGACCTTCCTTCCACTGCCAAACTGCTTGAAAGACTACATACTGTACAAGGAATATGATCTTTATGGGCAGGAAAACTTCACAGGGATCTACAACCTCAACTGTGCCTAA
- the ASB14 gene encoding ankyrin repeat and SOCS box protein 14 isoform X1: MNTSVYMIGDSDEEIPTQRAIQESLQDRYKIETSGSATEIESFQYTASKEHGQIIAAIRTGQEEALKKLVRHSSAFEEADQQGWLPVHEAAAQLNKNILEITLQASRDIAWEQTTLKGETPLLVAVRNCFVDNVHFLLLNGCNPNVKNEEGDSPLVIAIKLDSYDIASLLLRSGARVNLRCVHERTALHEAARLGRKALVQLLLDSGADPDPRSGYGLTPLALAAQMGHTEIMELLLQKGADVLSQAMDCASVLFEAAGGGNPDSVSLLLEYGADANVPKHSGHLPIHRAAYRGHFLALKYLVPVTDFAAIKESGISPVHSAAAGAHPQCLEFLLQSGFDANFMLAQRVRKGYDDHRKSALYFAVSNGDICSTQLLLNAGALTNQDPINCLQIALRMGNYELMNLLLRHGANVNYFCSVNTTHFPSALQYALKDEVMLRMLLNYGYDVQRCFDCPRGSGAHSQYVTDGWTSTVIKDTMFCEVITLAWLKHVSGKVVRVMLDYVDHVKICWKLEAVLKEQELWPDIHFVLTNPRSLKHLCRLKIRACMGRLRLRCPVFMTFLPLPNCLKDYILYKEYDLYGQENFTGIYNLNCA; this comes from the exons ATGAATACTTCTGTGTATATGATTGGTGATTCTGATGAGGAAATCCCTACCCAACGAGCTATTCAGGAAAGCTTACAGGATAGGTATAAAATTGAAACAAGTGGCAGTGCAACAGAGATTGAAAG TTTCCAGTATACTGCAAGCAAAGAACATGGGCAGATCATTGCAGCAATTCGGACAG GCCAAGAGGAGGCCTTGAAGAAATTGGTGAGGCACAGTTCTGCTTTTGAAGAAGCAGATCAGCAAGGCTGGCTTCCTGTGCAtgaagctgcagcacagctaaATAAGAACATCCTTGAAATAACTTTACAAG cctCCCGTGACATTGCGTGGGAACAGACCACTCTCAAAGGGGAAACACCTCTTTTGGTGGCAGTAAGAAACTGTTTTGTGGACAATGTCCACTTTCTCCTGCTCAATGGCTGCAATCCCAATGTTAAAAATGAAGAGGGAGATTCTCCTTTAGTTATAG CAATTAAACTTGATTCCTATGACATTGCCTCCTTGTTGCTACGATCTGGTGCCAGAGTGAATTTGCGCTGTGTCCATGAGAGAACTGCTCTGCATGAGGCAGCCAGActgggcaggaaggctctggtGCAGCTTCTCCTGGATTCTGGAGCAGATCCTGACCCCCGCAGTGGATATGGGCTCACACCCCTTGCCCTGGCTGCACAGATGGGACATACAGAAATTATGGAGCTCTTACTGCAAAAAG GTGCAGATGTTCTTTCACAGGCAATGGACTGTGCTTCTGTATTGTttgaagcagcaggaggaggaaatccAGATTCCGTGAGTCTTTTACTAGAATATGGGGCTGATGCCAATGTACCAAAGCACTCGGGTCATTTGCCAATCCACAGAGCTGCGTATAGAGGACATTTTCT agcCCTAAAATATTTAGTTCCAGTGACTGATTTTGCTGCCATTAAAGAAAGTGGGATAAGTCCAGTtcactcagcagcagcaggagcacatcCTCAGTGCCTTGAGTTTCTCCTCCAGTCTGGCTTTGATGCCAATTTCATGCTGGCTCAGAGAGTTCGCAAAGGCTACGACGACCACCGGAAATCAGCCCTGTACTTCGCTGTTTCCAACGGGGATATCTGCTcaacacagctgctgctgaacgCTGGAGCCCTGACAAACCAAGATCCCATCAACTGCCTCCAAATAGCCTTAAGAATGGGCAACTACGAGTTAATGAATCTGCTGCTCCGCCATGGGGCCAATGTCAACTACTTCTGCAGCGTGAACACCACGCATttcccctcagctctgcagtaCGCCCTCAAAGATGAGGTCatgctgaggatgctgctgaACTACGGCTATGACGTGCAGCGCTGCTTTGACTGCCCACGGGGCAGCGGGGCCCACTCCCAGTACGTGACTGACGGCTGGACCTCCACTGTtatcaaggacaccatg TTTTGTGAAGTGATAACCTTGGCCTGGCTGAAGCATGTGTCTGGGAAAGTGGTGCGAGTCATGTTAGATTATGTTGATCACGTTAAGATCTGCTGGAAGCTCGAAGCAGTTCTCAAAGAACAGGAACTCTGGCCAGATATCCATTTTGTTTTAA CAAATCCTCGCTCTCTGAAGCACCTTTGCCGTCTGAAGATCCGGGCATGCATGGGCCGGCTGCGTCTCCGCTGTCCTGTCTTCATGACCTTCCTTCCACTGCCAAACTGCTTGAAAGACTACATACTGTACAAGGAATATGATCTTTATGGGCAGGAAAACTTCACAGGGATCTACAACCTCAACTGTGCCTAA